In Naumovozyma castellii chromosome 1, complete genome, one DNA window encodes the following:
- the GPI1 gene encoding phosphatidylinositol N-acetylglucosaminyltransferase (ancestral locus Anc_5.114): protein MTNYVFWPKKLRKKEVEYQSETLYAIAIFKNDTDYVVLDVIPRASVEGIKLLEAQYRVIAEKLENSTQWSFKLESAVVVEFEAPRLKLMQFFSLEPISLILPEKEFDKKVRALKDGSLRKLSNHPRYQSKNERLRQTLRLLNLYYRHLSRFSKAYPNLCYQQPSFKDLMLSLIEHSVLFLRICKYFSTIVTSLIMTICFLAKAIFSILNWKMFPLVNISATARQIALRCQQICYFPLQYSRIYEKGSLKKAHHETAIHLHKDLPSKYYPDYIRFYNTLWLIINDISFGLILSALLNKHRQFLAINVHFIVNFIFSEIFQKSAISLANNPFGIKLNAELGTFLSDIFLWIIDFSFTAFVKPLTTEKNLYRFIDLLSQITCLIGGSFGISIITDFFTLLSIPIYIFYHISGKLYFWQINIMGSLFYLFCGKKKNVLRRRVDTNYFQLDQLLVGTLFFIILLFLTPTILSFYIFYATLQMISIWIEIGLESIIAMVNHFPLFALLLRIKDPKRMPGGICIVSVRNNKDHEPIFELRSNAIALGLMFKPYSILLRSLLNNYFSIQTFKKLLFGIPIMVNINKMYFILYSSLPKEPVSLFTLKEQFFGTISENGE, encoded by the coding sequence ATGACCAATTATGTCTTTTGGCCTAAGAAACTCCGTAAGAAGGAAGTTGAATACCAAAGCGAGACTTTATATGCAATCGCGATCTTCAAGAATGATACCGATTATGTTGTGCTGGATGTAATTCCGAGAGCGTCGGTAGAAGGCATAAAACTTTTAGAGGCTCAATACCGTGTTATTGCAGAAAAGTTAGAAAATAGTACGCAATGGTCCTTTAAGCTTGAAAGTGCTGTCGTGGTGGAGTTCGAAGCTCCAAGACTCAAATTAATGCAATTCTTCTCACTGGAACCTATTTCCCTGATATTACCTGAAAAGGAGTTTGATAAAAAAGTTAGAGCTCTAAAAGATGGGTCCTTACGCAAATTGAGTAATCATCCCCGCTACCAATCAAAGAATGAACGACTAAGGCAAACACTACGTCTACTGAACTTGTATTATAGGCACCTGAGTAGATTCAGCAAAGCTTATCCAAATCTATGTTATCAACAACCAAGTTTTAAAGACCTTATGCTTTCGCTTATTGAGCACTCGGTTTTATTTCTCAGAATCTgcaaatatttctcaacTATTGTGACTTCTTTAATTATGACCATTTGCTTCCTTGCTAAAGCCATCTTCTCCATactaaattggaagatgtTTCCTTTGGTTAATATTTCAGCGACTGCTCGACAAATTGCTTTACGCTGCCAACAGATATGTTATTTTCCACTACAATATTCAAGAATCTATGAAAAAGGTTCATTAAAGAAGGCACATCATGAAACCGCAATCCATTTACATAAAGATTTACCCAGCAAATATTATCCGGATTACATTCGTTTCTACAATACCTTATGGTTAATCATTAACGACATTTCTTTTGGTTTGATATTGAGCGCATTGCTTAATAAACATAGACAATTTTTGGCTATAAATGTACATTTTATTGTAAACTTCATCTTTAGtgagatttttcaaaaaagtGCAATTTCTCTGGCTAATAACCCATTTGGGATTAAATTGAATGCCGAATTGGGTACCTTCTTAAGTGATATATTTTTGTGGATTATCGATTTTTCATTTACAGCATTTGTGAAACCACTGACAACTGAAAAAAATCTTTATCgatttattgatttattatccCAAATCACATGTCTCATCGGTGGGTCATTTGGGATTTCAATCATTACTGATTTCTTTACCTTATTATCTATCCCaatctatattttttaCCACATAAGTGGGAAACTATATTTCTGGCAAATTAACATAATGGGAAGCCTTTTTTACTTATTCTGCggtaagaagaagaacgtGTTGAGAAGAAGAGTAGACACCaattatttccaattgGATCAATTACTGGTAGGgacattattttttataatACTGCTATTCTTGACTCCTACAATCCTATCCTTTTACATATTTTACGCAACGTTACAAATGATATCTATTTGGATAGAGATTGGATTAGAGTCAATTATTGCCATGGTAAACCATTTCCCTTTATTTGCTCTGTTATTACGAATAAAAGATCCCAAAAGAATGCCTGGAGGAATTTGTATTGTTTCTGTTAGAAACAATAAAGATCATGAaccaatttttgaattgcGAAGTAACGCCATTGCTCTTGGATTAATGTTTAAACCATATAGCATCTTACTGAGAAGCTTGCTAAACAACTATTTCTCTATCCAaactttcaagaaattaCTTTTCGGTATTCCAATCATGGTTAACATAAATAAAATGTATTTCATCTTATATTCGTCCCTACCCAAAGAACCTGTTTCTCTTTTCACGTTGAAAGAGCAATTTTTTGGAACTATCTCTGAAAATGGAGAATGA
- the CCH1 gene encoding calcium channel protein CCH1 (ancestral locus Anc_5.113), which translates to MDGGKRSLTKPYEHTNPFEDPKESSTKPPTTPKKPLILPKLNIFPPGGDEDGNSQDVGSSAQFESQTEPKKESRIAKIFRTKVTDTKDKTRPQLSVRTASFSKSDRSSSDDNVSPSVRSMITDFSNQLSSIKLRNPEGSKSANRRLSETSNTTDMAPRSAKVLSFIDAEDMDEFQDLQNEFRSAIDDKGRTWLPQPPNDRSSKRSVDGPEDILDDVHIFDEISTKYENDDAHITPTNEANQVSLADTNTNTFLELESKEFGNKQSDVNVSTIPVTIPELEQIGSKPHTRPLNLYGNSLGIIGPNNRIRMKLALIHQHPRYRFIYMVLLSFFTGLLAYRTYDPHDIQFLYRFSNWSDYVTFILFLFFTINDLTKIIAFGFWDDSQMFKAFGKDYLPLVERFGISKLYKHLRAKYGSAIIDFFIPFKLLDDENQKKNDRRALRSSVSTNDLRKRKDAFDCPRAFARSSWNRIDLTSSFCFWLGLFFSIRDFDSRVGIRIFKPLAAFRILRLVNTDTGISSILRGLKQGVPQLINIGSMMVYFWVFFGILGVQTFQGSLRRQCVWVNPDDPTDTYQYDMQFCGGHLEPVTKVRMNYIFEDGSEGPVSKGFLCPPYSKCISNANPYNGRVSFDNIVNSMELIFVIMSANTFTDIMYYTMNSDEMAACLFFILSIFVLTIWMMNLLIAVLVSSYELANEEFKKKRLEIHSNESFPIRFVKGYWKYFQVKAAQTEFPTWASQGLYFYGKVEWIFVALIQIDLIMRSLVDTNTTDSYIQTLLRTDKAVSIILFLESLFRLIFHIPNMWKFLTRIAYLYDFVISIISLIVSCLAVNGTLGHAYYWLSIFQISRFYRVVTSIRFIRKLWMLVLKNGVMIWNLASFYFFFTFLSAIIMALYFEGVIPPDEMSDQGLGMFSLPNSFLSLFVIGSTENWTDILYALQQYSPNISSAFFCSVLLIMWFVLSNSVILNIFIALISQSLEVNEEEKRPLQIKHYLKYVYPQKIQEYTHATLITRIRKALFKNRSQEDSRDFKQFLIRGTAIMNISQNMGDLAKEFTDDQKQEEPSKPLEWCRKILARIPFKKITLYGNNPFYTKPEVIFTETNDTNGKTYVLQLNEHEDEKLEYLRKHPAFNYSYFIFPPNHRIRKFCQRLVPSSSGKRTDGLRFYEDETDLYTKRRYFHHVERDIFVFIYAIMTALLIVCSCLVTPLYRMNHNMETWNWNTYVDCAFVGLFTLEFIVKTIADGWIYAPNAYTRNPWNHIDFIVLISLWINLIAYLRNNGNLSRIFKGLTALRALRCLTISTTARQTFTLIMFDGVKKIGEAGLISFSLLFPFCVWGINIFRGRLGVCNDTSLDRASCFNEYTNEVFQWDIMMPRVYQVPHLRLDSFPSGFRSLYEIISLEGWVDLLINIMNSTGVGTVTSTFASASSATFLVLFNFLSMVFILNLFVSFIISNHARTTGQAYFTIEEKSWLESLKLLGQTKPKAIPNLIDYPKLRRICYQFAVEKKNFYYATFLQIILYVHIIMLLTRAYTKTDQRYDEIYYMISTSVFFTQELLYLYGEGMSLYIKEKWNILRMFIVCVAFILTIISFKVSSIWIWFHNMKEFFHLVFFLFIIPQNDMLSELIETAMASLPPIVSLTYTWAILFLVYAIALNQIFGLTRLGPNTTNNLNFRTVIKTLIVLFRCSFGEGWNYIMDDLDVDAPYCFYGSSYSDCGSSYYAYGLLMSWNVLSMYIFMNMFITLVIGNFSYVYRKGGSKSAISRPEIRKYTEAWAKYDSDGTGELEFSYLPKLMHSFDGPFSFKIWEGRLTVKNLVANYMQVNPEDPYDVKVDLRGLNKELNSINKAKVIQRRLQYRRFVQEVYYTNAYRGAIKFSNLLQQIPLYTTYNPRDCLGIDQYVRYLYTMGKVDKFLDNQRNVDVLDMVVTRWKYYFRKKTGNKDNIDVQRKTPTDQISEMGYMMHSKDVTPSARPLTTPRMDYGINNFLWSPSQDQGSENDIPLNPFTDDDKHRNNE; encoded by the coding sequence ATGGATGGTGGCAAGAGGTCTTTGACCAAACCTTACGAACATACGAATCCATTTGAGGATCCTAAGGAATCTTCAACCAAGCCACCGACGACTCCAAAGAAACCTTTAATTCTACCGAAGTTAAACATCTTTCCTCCAGGAGGGGATGAAGATGGTAATTCACAAGATGTTGGATCCTCGGCCCAATTTGAATCTCAGACAGAACCTAAGAAAGAATCAAGAATAGCTAAGATATTCAGAACAAAGGTGACCGATACCAAAGACAAGACGCGACCTCAGCTATCAGTACGAACCGCATCTTTTTCTAAGTCTGACAGGTCATCATCGGATGATAATGTGTCACCGTCTGTTAGATCGATGATTACtgatttttcaaaccaATTAAGTAGTATCAAACTACGAAACCCAGAAGGTAGCAAGAGCGCCAACCGACGCCTTTCAGAAACTAGCAATACTACAGATATGGCACCAAGGTCCGCAAAAGTCTTATCTTTTATTGATGCTGAGGATATGGAtgaatttcaagatttaCAGAACGAATTTCGAAGTGCCATCGACGACAAAGGTCGCACATGGCTTCCGCAACCGCCAAATGATAGAAGCTCAAAACGTTCTGTTGATGGTCCAGAAGATATATTAGATGATGTTCatatatttgatgaaatatctACCAAATatgagaatgatgatgcCCATATAACGCCAACTAATGAAGCGAACCAAGTGTCACTGGCTGACACGAACACAAACACTTTCCTTGAACTAGAATCAAAGGAGTTTGGAAATAAACAGTCTGATGTTAATGTCTCAACAATACCGGTTACAATTCCTGAACTAGAACAAATAGGCAGTAAACCTCATACTAGGCCCCTAAATTTATATGGGAACTCCCTTGGTATTATAGGACCTAACAATCGAATACGGATGAAATTGGCCCTAATACATCAACATCCAAGATATAGGTTCATTTATATGGTTTTACTTTCCTTCTTCACTGGCCTACTTGCATACAGAACATACGATCCACATGATAtacaatttctttatagGTTTTCAAACTGGTCGGACTATGTTacttttattcttttccttttttttaCTATAAATGACTTGACAAAAATTATTGCATTTGGATTTTGGGATGATTCACAAATGTTCAAAGCCTTTGGGAAGGATTACCTACCTTTAGTGGAACGATTTGGGATTTCTAAGTTATACAAGCATTTGAGGGCTAAATATGGCTCTGCTATTATAGATTTTTTTATACCATTCAAGCTACTGGATGATGAGaatcagaagaaaaatgataGACGTGCCCTTAGAAGCTCGGTATCTACAAATGATCTCAGGAAACGTAAAGACGCTTTTGATTGTCCAAGAGCTTTTGCTCGCTCATCGTGGAACAGAATAGATTTAAcatcttcattttgtttttggttaggattatttttttccattaGAGACTTTGACTCAAGAGTTGGAATTAGGATCTTTAAACCTCTGGCTGCTTTTAGAATCCTTAGATTAGTTAATACCGATACTGGTATATCATCTATTCTAAGAGGGTTAAAACAAGGTGTACCACAATTAATCAATATTGGTTCGATGATGGTGTATTTCTGGGTTTTTTTTGGAATCCTAGGGGTACAAACGTTCCAGGGTTCATTAAGAAGACAATGTGTGTGGGTTAACCCTGATGATCCTACTGATACATATCAATATGATATGCAATTCTGCGGTGGGCATTTGGAACCTGTCACAAAGGTACGAatgaattatatttttgaagatggcTCAGAAGGTCCAGTTTCGAAGGGATTTTTGTGCCCACCATACTCGAAATGTATTTCCAACGCCAATCCCTATAATGGAAGAGTAAgttttgataatattgtaAATTCTATGGAACTGATTTTCGTTATCATGAGTGCAAATACCTTTACCGATATCATGTACTACACCATGAATTCTGATGAAATGGCGGCATGCctatttttcatcttgtCTATTTTTGTTCTGACtatttggatgatgaatctGCTAATTGCTGTTCTAGTTTCTTCGTATGAATTGgctaatgaagaatttaagaagaaaagattggAGATACATTCAAATGAAAGTTTTCCTATTAGATTTGTAAAGGGCtattggaaatattttcaagtAAAAGCGGCTCAGACAGAGTTTCCCACATGGGCGTCTCAAGGTCTATATTTTTATGGAAAGGTTGAGTGGATTTTTGTGGCTCtgattcaaattgatttaataatgagATCTTTAGTAGATACCAACACAACAGATTCTTATATTCAAACTTTACTAAGGACTGATAAGGCGGTATCCATCATCCTATTTCTGGAGTCACTATTTAGGCTTATTTTCCATATACCAAATATGTGGAAGTTTTTGACTCGGATAGCGTACTTGTACGATTTTGTTATTTCAATAATCAGCCTGATTGTTAGCTGTTTAGCGGTTAATGGCACATTAGGTCACGCATATTACTGGCTCTCTATCTTTCAGATATCGAGATTTTATAGAGTGGTTACATCTATAAGATTTATCCGCAAGTTATGGATGCTGGTATTAAAGAATGGGGTTATGATCTGGAATCTAGCctctttttatttctttttcacGTTCCTCTCTGCTATTATAATGGCCCTTTATTTTGAAGGGGTGATACCTCCTGATGAAATGTCGGATCAAGGCTTAGGTATGTTTTCTTTGCCAAACTCATTCCTCTCTTTATTTGTGATTGGATCTACCGAAAATTGGACTGATATATTATATGCCCTACAGCAATATTCACCAAACATATCGTCAGCTTTTTTTTGTTCTGTTCTACTTATCATGTGGTTTGTTCTCTCTAATTCCGTTATTTTGAACATCTTTATTGCCTTAATTTCACAGAGTTTGGAAGTaaacgaagaagaaaaaagacCACTACAAATTAAgcattatttgaaatacgTCTATCCAcaaaaaattcaagaatataCACATGCAACTTTAATAACGAGAATAAGGAAAGCCCTATTTAAAAACCGCTCACAGGAAGATTCTAGGGACTTTAAACAATTTTTGATTAGAGGAACTGCCATTATGAATATTTCTCAGAATATGGGTGATCTTGCAAAGGAATTTACAGACGACCAAAAGCAAGAGGAACCCTCTAAGCCTTTAGAATGGTGTCGGAAGATTCTTGCCCGTATTccattcaagaaaataacaCTGTATGGTAATAATCCATTTTATACTAAGCCGGAGGTTATATTTACAGAGACGAATGATACCAATGGAAAAACATATGTTCTTCAGTTGAACGAACATGAGGATGagaaattggaatatttgcGCAAGCACCCAGCTTTCAATTATTCATATTTCATCTTTCCTCCAAATCATCGAATAAGGAAATTTTGTCAAAGATTGGTTCCTTCAAGTTCTGGAAAAAGAACTGACGGTTTGAGATTTTATGAGGATGAAACAGATCTATATACTAAAAGAAGGTATTTTCACCATGTCGAGAGAGATATCTTTGTTTTCATATATGCTATCATGACAGCGCTACTAATTGTTTGTTCATGCTTAGTTACTCCTCTTTATCGAATGAACCATAATATGGAAACATGGAACTGGAACACTTATGTTGATTGTGCTTTTGTTGGGTTATTTACACTGGAGTTTATTGTGAAAACTATAGCCGATGGATGGATATATGCACCAAATGCATATACACGAAATCCCTGGAATCACATTGATTTCATTGTTCTTATTTCATTATggataaatttaattgcATACTTGAGAAACAATGGGAATCTATCTCGTATATTCAAGGGATTAACAGCATTGAGAGCCCTTAGATGTTTAACTATCAGCACAACCGCTAGACAAACATTCACGTTAATAATGTTTGACGGTGTGAAAAAGATAGGTGAGGCAGGGTTGATCTCCTTTAGTCTATTATTTCCTTTCTGTGTGTGGGGTATAAACATATTTAGGGGAAGACTTGGAGTTTGTAATGACACGTCCCTGGACCGAGCTTCTTGCTTTAATGAGTACACAAATGAAGTTTTTCAGTGGGATATAATGATGCCTCGTGTCTATCAAGTCCCCCATTTACGTTTGGATTCGTTCCCTAGCGGGTTTAGATCCCTTTATGAAATCATTTCACTAGAAGGATGGGTAGATcttttgataaatattatGAATAGTACCGGCGTGGGAACTGTAACATCCACTTTCGCTTCCGCTAGCAGTGCTACATTTTTAGTcctcttcaatttccttaGTATGGTCTTCATTCtaaatttgtttgtttctttcaTCATAAGTAATCATGCAAGGACAACAGGACAGGCTTACTTTACGATTGAGGAAAAATCTTGGTTGGAGTCTCTGAAATTGCTTGGACAAACTAAACCAAAGGCAATCCCTAATCTGATTGACTACCCAAAACTTCGAAGAATTTGCTATCAGTTTGCTgtagaaaagaagaatttttaCTACGCAACTTTCCTCCAAATTATCCTTTACGTTCATATTATAATGTTGCTTACGAGGGCGTACACTAAAACAGATCAAAGATATGATGAGATTTACTACATGATTTCTACCTCTGTATTTTTTACCCAGGAACTGCTATATCTCTATGGTGAGGGCATGTCTCTCTacataaaagaaaaatggaatattttaagAATGTTCATTGTATGTGTGGCCTTTATCTTGACGATAATTAGCTTCAAGGTTTCATCTATATGGATTTGGTTTCATAACATGAAGgaatttttccatttggtATTCTTCCTTTTTATTATTCCACAGAATGATATGTTAAGCGAATTAATCGAGACTGCAATGGCTAGTCTGCCACCAATTGTGTCTTTAACATACACTTGGGCAATTCTATTTCTTGTATACGCAATTGCACTTAATCAAATCTTTGGTCTAACAAGATTAGGCCCAAATACTACGAATAACTTGAATTTTCGGACTGTTATTAAAACATTGATCGTTCTTTTCAGATGTAGTTTTGGTGAAGGATGGAATTACATAATGGATGACCTAGATGTGGATGCACCATATTGTTTTTATGGTTCATCGTATAGCGACTGTGGGTCCAGTTATTATGCGTATGGTTTGTTAATGTCATGGAATGTCTTGTCCATGTACATATTCATGAATATGTTCATAACGTTGGTCATTGGTAATTTCAGTTACGTGTATAGAAAAGGTGGATCAAAGTCGGCTATCAGCAGGCCAGAGATAAGAAAGTATACAGAGGCGTGGGCCAAGTATGATTCAGATGGTACTGGTGAGTTGGAGTTCAGCTATTTACCTAAATTGATGCATTCGTTTGATGGtccattttcatttaaaatATGGGAAGGTAGATTGACGGTCAAAAATTTGGTAGCCAATTACATGCAAGTCAACCCAGAAGACCCATATGATGTCAAAGTTGATCTACGAGGTcttaataaagaattaaattccattaataaaGCTAAGgttattcaaagaagattgCAATACAGGAGATTTGTGCAAGAGGTTTATTATACTAATGCCTATCGTGGGGCTATTAAGTTTTCGAATCTGTTACAGCAAATTCCCTTATACACCACTTACAATCCCAGAGACTGTTTGGGAATTGACCAATATGTGCGCTATTTATATACCATGGGAAAGgttgataaatttttggataatCAGAGAAATGTTGACGTTTTGGATATGGTTGTGACGAGATGGAAATACTATTTCAGAAAGAAAACGGGAAACAAGGACAATATTGATGTCCAGAGAAAGACCCCAACTGACCAGATTTCAGAGATGGGCTATATGATGCATTCTAAAGATGTAACCCCTAGCGCTAGACCTTTAACGACACCCAGAATGGATTATGGGATTAACAATTTCCTATGGTCTCCCAGCCAAGATCAAGGTAGCGAAAATGATATACCGTTGAATCCGTTtactgatgatgataaacaCAGGAACAATGAATAA
- the CRM1 gene encoding exportin CRM1 (ancestral locus Anc_5.111), translating to MDSILDFSKDLDIAALDQVVETFYKGSGVQQKQAQDVLTKFQEHPDAWQRADKILQFSNNPQAKFIGLTILDKLINTKWKLLPEDQRIGIRNFVVGMIITLCQDDTVFQTQKNLINKSDLTLVQILKQEWPQNWPEFIPELIGSSTSSVNVCENNMVILKLLSEEVFDFSAEQMTQAKALHLKTSMSKEFEQIFKLCFQVLEQASSTSLVVAALESLLRYLHWIPYRYIYQTNILELLSTKFLVSAETRAVTLKCLTEVSSLRLPTDDNATKTQTVLFFQNTLQQMAINVVPVTADLKSMYATANGVDQSFLQDFAMFLTTYLTNHRELLESDESLRELLLNSHQYLIQLSKIDERELFKTTLDYWNNLVADLFYEVQRLPLNELNPLMQLSVGSQAISTGAGALNPEFLKRFPLKKHIYEDICSQLRWVIIENMVKPEEVLVVENDEGEIVREFVKESDTIQLYKSEREVLVYLTHLNVVDTENIMINKLTRQLDGSEWSWHNINTLSWAIGSISGTMNEETEKRFVVTVIKDLLALTEKKRGKDNKAVVASDIMYVVGQYPRFLKAHWNFLKTVILKLFEFMHETHEGVQDMACDTFIKIVQKCRYHFVIQQPRETEPFIQTIIRDIQKTTSDLQPQQVHTFYKACGIIIAEERNIPERNRLLNDLMQLPNMAWDAIVEQSTANPALLLDSETVKIVANIIKTNVAVCSSMGADFYPQLGHIYYNMLQLYRAVSSMISSQVAQDGVIATKTPKVRGLRTIKKEILKLIEIYIAQAKNLDDVVKVLVDPLLNAVLEDYMNNVPDARDAEVLNCMTTVVSKVGHMIPQGVILILQSVFECTLNMINKDFTEYPEHRVEFYELLKVINEKQFAAFLQLPPAAFKLFVDAICWAFKHNNRDVEVNGLQIALDLVKNIERMGDNQFAEAFYKNYFFTFVSETFYVLTDSDHKSGFSKQSLLLMKLISLVYENKISVPIYDESTVAQGTTNQAYLNQYLANMLGNAFPHLTADQITNFLGALTKQYGDLSKFNGILRDFLVQIKEIGGDPTDYLFAEEKETALQEQQRVEKEKAAMVGGLLKPSELAD from the coding sequence ATGGATTCTATTCTGgatttttccaaagattTAGATATCGCCGCATTAGACCAAGTCGTTGAAACATTTTACAAGGGATCCGGTGTTCAACAAAAGCAGGCCCAAGATGTATTAACCAAATTTCAAGAGCATCCAGATGCTTGGCAACGTGCAGATAAAATACTGCAATTCTCGAACAATCCGCAAGCAAAGTTCATTGGCTTAACTATCCTAGATAAACTTATTAATACGAAGTGGAAGCTACTTCCTGAAGACCAACGAATCGGTATTAGAAATTTTGTTGTCGGTATGATTATTACCTTGTGTCAAGATGACACAGTATTCCAAACtcaaaagaatttgattaataaGTCTGACTTGACATTAGTTCAAATCTTGAAGCAAGAATGGCCTCAAAATTGGCCTGAATTTATACCTGAATTAATTGGCAGTTCCACTTCCTCGGTAAATGTATGTGAAAACAATATGgttattttgaaacttttatCTGAAGAAGTCTTTGATTTCTCAGCTGAACAAATGACACAGGCGAAAGCCTTACATTTGAAGACTTCCATGTCCAAGGAGTTCGAacaaatcttcaaattatGTTTCCAAGTATTGGAACAAGCCTCTTCTACGTCgcttgttgttgctgcaCTAGAGTCATTATTAAGGTATTTACATTGGATTCCTTACCGTTACATCTACCAAACtaatattttggaattgcTGAGTACTAAATTCTTAGTCTCCGCCGAAACAAGAGCAGTCACCTTAAAGTGTTTGACAGAAGTTTCTAGTTTACGTTTGCCAACGGACGATAATGCCACTAAGACGCAAACTGTATTATTTTTCCAGAATACTCTGCAACAAATGGCAATTAACGTTGTCCCTGTTACTGCtgatttgaaatcaatGTATGCTACCGCTAATGGTGTAGATCAGTCATTCTTACAAGATTTTGCTATGTTTTTGACCACCTATTTGACAAATCATAgagaattattagaaagTGATGAAAGTTTAAGAGAACTTTTGTTAAATTCACATCAATACTTGATTCAATTGTCCAAGATTGATGAAAGAGAATTGTTTAAAACTACATTAGATTATTGGAATAATCTAGTTGCTGATCTATTTTATGAGGTGCAACGATTACCATTAAACGAATTGAACCCATTGATGCAATTATCTGTGGGATCTCAGGCAATTTCCACTGGTGCCGGGGCATTAAATCCtgaatttttgaaaagattccCGTTGAAGAAACATATATATGAGGATATATGTTCGCAACTGAGATGGGTTATTATTGAGAATATGGTTAAACCAGAAGAAGTGTTAGTGGTAGAAAACGATGAAGGTGAAATTGTCAGAGAATTTGTTAAGGAGTCGGACACAATTCAACTCTACAAGTCAGAGAGAGAAGTGTTAGTTTATTTGACTCATTTAAATGTTGTGGACacagaaaatattatgatTAACAAATTGACTAGACAACTTGATGGATCTGAATGGTCATGGCACAATATTAACACCTTATCATGGGCTATTGGTTCTATTTCTGGTACCATGaatgaagaaacagaaaagCGTTTTGTTGTTACAGTTatcaaagatttattaGCATTGACggagaagaagagaggTAAAGATAACAAGGCCGTTGTCGCATCTGATATTATGTATGTTGTTGGTCAATATCCTCGTTTCTTAAAGGCACATTGGAATTTCCTAAAAACAGTTATTTTAAAactatttgaatttatgCATGAAACTCATGAAGGTGTTCAAGATATGGCATGTGATACATTTATCAAGATCGTTCAAAAATGTAGGTATCATTTTGTTATTCAACAACCACGTGAAACTGAACCATTTATTCAAACGATTATAAGAGATATTCAAAAGACAACTAGTGATTTACAACCTCAACAAGTGCATACTTTTTATAAAGCTTGTGGTATCATTATTGCCGAAGAAAGGAATATACCTGAAAGAAACAGATTGCTTAACGATTTGATGCAATTACCTAATATGGCTTGGGATGCTATTGTAGAACAAAGTACCGCAAATCCTGCATTATTGTTAGACTCTGAAACAGTAAAAATTGTTGctaatattattaagaCGAATGTAGCAGTGTGTTCTTCTATGGGAGCAGATTTTTATCCTCAATTGGGTCAcatttattataatatgTTACAATTATACAGGgcagtttcttcaatgatttcaagTCAAGTGGCTCAAGATGGTGTTATTGCCACCAAAACGCCAAAGGTCCGTGGATTAAGAACCATTAAGAAGGAGATCCtgaaattaattgaaatcTATATTGCCCAGGCTAAGAACTTAGATGATGTCGTTAAGGTCTTAGTCGATCCTTTGCTAAATGCTGTTTTAGAAGATTACATGAACAATGTTCCTGATGCCAGAGACGCCGAAGTACTAAACTGTATGACTACCGTTGTTAGTAAGGTGGGCCATATGATTCCTCAGGGTGTGATTCTAATTTTACAGAGTGTATTTGAGTGTACGCTTAATATGATCAATAAAGATTTCACCGAATATCCTGAACATCGTGTTGAATTTTATGAATTACTGAAGGTAATCAATGAAAAGCAATTTGCTGCTTTCCTACAATTGCCACCAGCTGCTTTTAAGTTATTTGTGGATGCTATATGTTGGGCTTTCAAGCATAACAACAGAGACGTTGAAGTCAATGGTTTGCAAATTGCCCTAGATTTGGTAAAGAATATTGAGAGAATGGGTGACAACCAGTTTGCTGAAGCGTTTTATAAGAATTATTTCTTCACATTTGTTAGTGAAACATTTTACGTGTTGACCGATTCTGATCACAAATCTGGGTTTTCTAAACAATCATTattgttaatgaaattgatatcCCTAGTGTACGAGAATAAAATATCTGTACCAATATATGATGAAAGTACTGTTGCTCAAGGTACAACTAACCAAGCATACTTGAATCAATATTTGGCAAACATGCTAGGAAATGCCTTCCCTCATTTAACAGCAGACCAAATTACAAATTTCTTGGGTGCTCTAACGAAACAATATGGTGACCTAAGTAAATTCAATGGTATCTTGAGAGATTTCTTGGTCCAAATCAAGGAAATTGGTGGAGATCCAACTGATTATTTGTTTGCCGAGGAGAAGGAAACAGCCctacaagaacaacaaagaGTGGAAAAGGAGAAGGCTGCCATGGTGGGTGGTTTATTAAAGCCATCAGAATTAGCAGATTAA